ATCGATCTTGGCACGGCAAATACGCTCGTTTATGCAAAGGGCCGCGGGATCGTAGTTTCCGAGCCGTCGATCGTTGCGATCAACAAGGTAACCAATCAGGTCGAAGCCGTCGGCCGAGACGCCAAGGAAATGCTTGGCCGTACGCCGGGCAACATAGTTGCGATCCGTCCGATGAAAGACGGTGTGATCGCTAATTTTGAGGTTACGGAAAAAATGCTGCAGCATTTCATCCGTAAGGCTCACAATGGCAAATCTTGGGTTCGGCCGAGGGTCGTTATCGGCATACCGTCAGAGATCACACAGGTCGAGCGTCGGGCGGTTGAAGATTCGGCCTACAGGGCGAAGGCCTCTGAGGTCTATTTGGTCGAGGAGGCGATGGCGGCTGCGATCGGCGCCGGACTGCCCATCACCGAACCACACGGGAACATGGTCGTCGATATCGGCGGCGGAACCACAGATATCGCCGTCATCTCGTTGTCGGGAATCGTTTATTCGCGTGCGGTAAGGGTCGCAGGCAACGAGATGGACGACGCGATCACGCAGTACATAAAACGTAAGTACAACCTTCTGATCGGCGAACGGACCGCCGAGGCGATCAAGATCGCATTGGGAAGCGCGTTTCCGCTGGAAGAGCCGCTTTCGATGGACGTTCGCGGGCGAAACCTGATCGAGGGAATCCCGAAGACGATCACGATGACCGACGAGGAGATCCGCGAAGCACTCTCGGACGCCGTCTCGACGATCATAAATGCGGTTCGTGTCGCACTCGAGCGAACACCTCCGGAACTCTCGGCCGATATCGTCGAACGCGGCATTGTCCTCACGGGCGGCGGTGCACTGCTCAAGAACCTCGACAAACGCCTGATGATCGAGACCGGGCTGCCTGTCGTGATCGCCGATGATCCTCTCTCGTCGGTCGTTTTAGGCACCGGCAAGATGCTTTCTGATATTGAACTATTGAAACGCGTCAAATGGGACAATTCGTTGATGACCGGGAGCTAAAGAGGAACAAGAATGCGGGATTTAGGGTAAAGGATCTGAATTCGAAATTGGGATCTGTCCTTTATCCTTTTGCTTTTATCCTTCGTTTGAAATGGTTGAGCGCAGTCAACAAGAAGTATGGAAACTGACGCCGTGGCTGGTGATAGTGCTTTTATTGG
The DNA window shown above is from Chloracidobacterium sp. and carries:
- a CDS encoding rod shape-determining protein — translated: MALKSLFSLFSSDLAIDLGTANTLVYAKGRGIVVSEPSIVAINKVTNQVEAVGRDAKEMLGRTPGNIVAIRPMKDGVIANFEVTEKMLQHFIRKAHNGKSWVRPRVVIGIPSEITQVERRAVEDSAYRAKASEVYLVEEAMAAAIGAGLPITEPHGNMVVDIGGGTTDIAVISLSGIVYSRAVRVAGNEMDDAITQYIKRKYNLLIGERTAEAIKIALGSAFPLEEPLSMDVRGRNLIEGIPKTITMTDEEIREALSDAVSTIINAVRVALERTPPELSADIVERGIVLTGGGALLKNLDKRLMIETGLPVVIADDPLSSVVLGTGKMLSDIELLKRVKWDNSLMTGS